In Xenorhabdus poinarii G6, the following are encoded in one genomic region:
- a CDS encoding IS1182 family transposase (programmed frameshift) — protein MLRMPSPQTFPPETLSLDDLVPQNHLVRKVDAAIDFEFIRDLVAPLYCQNNGRPAIDPVMLIKMMLLGYLFGIPSERRLVQEIQVNMAYRWFLRLGLTEKVPDASTLSQNRRRRFNHSEVFQAIFDNIVEQAIHRGFVGGRVLYTDSTHLKASANPHKAERLLHPVLPGAYLGELEQAVNKDRTQSGKKGLTPTHKERQKQIKVSTTDPESGFMHRTNKPTGFFYLDHRTVDGKANIILDTYATAGNVHDSQPLIGRLKRQLTRFSLNPVAIVLDAGYFTAPVCHLTLQLGLTPVISYRRPNKGPNTFQKKQFIYDSQHDCYTCPQDEKLIYTTTDRQGYRHYQTAAGICQNCPQRSACTRAKKGKTITRHLWETSKEKAQYIRLTPWGKKVHKRRKETIERSFADAKQHHGHRYAHFRGLLKVQIQCLLAATAQNIKKIALLVATLCWFYLGFSRECSRLTIPSRSRKGE, from the exons ATGTTAAGAATGCCCTCTCCCCAGACGTTTCCTCCCGAAACACTCTCACTTGATGACCTCGTCCCCCAAAATCACCTCGTTCGCAAAGTCGATGCCGCCATTGATTTCGAATTTATTCGGGATTTAGTCGCCCCGTTGTATTGCCAGAATAACGGCCGCCCAGCGATAGATCCGGTGATGCTGATTAAGATGATGTTGCTGGGCTATTTATTTGGGATCCCCAGTGAACGCCGGTTGGTTCAGGAGATCCAGGTGAATATGGCCTACCGCTGGTTTTTGCGGCTGGGATTGACTGAAAAAGTCCCGGATGCTTCTACCCTCAGCCAAAATCGGCGACGTCGCTTCAACCACTCCGAGGTGTTCCAGGCCATTTTTGACAATATTGTCGAACAGGCTATCCACCGCGGTTTTGTCGGCGGCCGGGTGCTCTATACGGACAGTACCCATTTGAAAGCCAGTGCTAACCCCCATAAAGCCGAGCGCCTCCTGCATCCCGTGCTGCCGGGTGCCTATCTGGGCGAGCTGGAACAGGCCGTGAATAAAGACCGGACTCAATCCGGAAAAAAAG GGTTGACGCCAACCCACAAGGAACGGCAAAAACAGATAAAAGTCAGTACGACTGACCCGGAAAGCGGTTTTATGCACCGGACAAACAAACCGACAGGATTTTTCTACCTCGACCACCGTACCGTGGACGGGAAAGCCAATATTATCCTGGACACTTATGCCACCGCTGGCAATGTCCATGACAGCCAGCCGCTGATTGGGCGTCTGAAGCGTCAGTTGACCCGTTTCTCGCTTAACCCGGTCGCCATCGTGCTGGATGCCGGCTATTTTACCGCCCCCGTTTGCCACCTGACCCTGCAACTGGGGCTCACCCCGGTCATCAGCTATCGTCGCCCAAACAAAGGCCCCAATACGTTCCAAAAGAAACAGTTTATTTATGACTCGCAACACGATTGTTATACCTGCCCGCAGGACGAAAAGCTGATTTATACCACCACCGACCGCCAAGGATACCGCCATTACCAAACAGCCGCCGGCATTTGCCAGAACTGTCCACAACGGTCGGCCTGTACACGGGCTAAAAAGGGAAAAACCATCACGCGGCACCTCTGGGAAACGAGCAAAGAAAAGGCCCAATACATTCGGTTGACGCCGTGGGGCAAAAAAGTGCATAAGCGACGGAAAGAAACGATAGAGCGCAGTTTTGCGGATGCCAAACAGCATCACGGGCATCGCTACGCCCATTTTCGCGGATTGCTGAAAGTGCAGATACAGTGCCTGTTGGCAGCCACCGCGCAAAATATCAAGAAGATAGCGTTACTGGTAGCCACGCTTTGTTGGTTTTATCTGGGGTTCAGCCGTGAATGTAGTCGATTAACCATCCCATCACGTTCTAGAAAAGGGGAATAA
- a CDS encoding helix-turn-helix domain-containing protein has translation MNQRESHRDIFCKRLKEARLAAGLSQKKLGIAAGIDEFVASTRINRYEKGVHEADIHTAQKLAQTLNVPLAYFYVENDQLATIVMNFDKLSEEDIENIIVKIKKSN, from the coding sequence ATGAACCAGCGAGAATCCCATAGAGACATCTTTTGTAAGCGTTTAAAAGAAGCGCGGCTTGCTGCTGGTTTGTCTCAAAAGAAGCTGGGCATTGCAGCCGGGATTGACGAATTTGTAGCAAGCACCCGCATTAACCGATATGAAAAAGGAGTACATGAAGCAGATATCCATACCGCTCAGAAATTAGCACAGACGCTAAATGTCCCATTAGCATATTTTTATGTGGAAAATGATCAACTTGCTACTATTGTGATGAATTTTGATAAACTATCTGAGGAAGATATAGAAAATATAATTGTCAAAATCAAGAAATCTAATTAG
- a CDS encoding MFS transporter, whose translation MPLAVYALAIGAFAICTTEFVIVGLLLNISNDLSISISSSGMLVTAYAMGVVIGAPILTPLMVKLKRKRALIVLMILYIVGNAACALATSYQFLMLARVVAALAQASFFGLGAVVATQLVPENKQASAVAAMFLGATLANVFGAPIGSIIGQYFDWRSAFIACSVIGFIAAVAIVAIVPNVKSEAPKNIAQEFTILLQPRAIKALLMTVLGFGGIFTALTYLGPFLTEATGFPATAVSWLLFIFGVGMVIGNPLGGRMTDHSVRLALLVSLAAVIVVLLSLSFFASSKILTVILIFVFGAIMFSSIPPLQVQAMQATSEAAVMGSSFNIAAFNLGNAGGAWLGAYVLDHGMKVVELPIVAAAVTTFGLVFAYIVKAGSPVKAIS comes from the coding sequence ATGCCCTTAGCAGTGTATGCACTGGCGATAGGCGCGTTTGCCATATGTACCACCGAGTTTGTTATTGTCGGACTTTTACTTAATATCAGTAATGATCTCTCTATTTCAATTTCTTCATCGGGCATGTTGGTAACGGCCTATGCCATGGGAGTGGTCATTGGCGCGCCGATTCTGACGCCGTTGATGGTCAAGTTAAAGCGTAAGAGAGCGTTAATTGTACTGATGATTCTCTATATTGTGGGCAATGCTGCCTGCGCGCTAGCAACCAGTTATCAGTTTCTGATGCTTGCTCGCGTGGTTGCAGCTCTCGCCCAGGCATCCTTCTTTGGATTGGGGGCAGTGGTTGCCACACAGTTGGTCCCGGAAAATAAGCAAGCCAGTGCCGTTGCCGCTATGTTTTTAGGCGCAACGCTGGCTAACGTATTTGGTGCTCCAATCGGGTCTATTATCGGACAGTATTTTGACTGGCGAAGTGCATTCATTGCTTGTTCTGTCATCGGCTTTATCGCTGCTGTGGCGATAGTAGCTATTGTGCCTAATGTAAAAAGCGAAGCTCCCAAAAATATTGCCCAGGAGTTCACTATCTTGCTACAACCTCGAGCAATCAAGGCACTGTTGATGACCGTGCTGGGGTTTGGCGGTATCTTTACTGCTCTTACTTATCTCGGACCGTTTCTGACTGAGGCCACCGGCTTCCCGGCAACAGCAGTATCCTGGCTACTGTTCATTTTTGGCGTGGGCATGGTAATTGGAAATCCATTAGGTGGACGCATGACTGATCACAGCGTGCGTCTGGCGCTGTTGGTCTCTCTTGCTGCAGTGATTGTTGTGCTGTTATCACTTAGTTTCTTTGCCAGTTCTAAAATTTTGACTGTGATCCTAATCTTCGTATTCGGTGCAATTATGTTCTCCTCTATCCCTCCTCTACAGGTACAGGCGATGCAGGCAACTAGTGAAGCAGCTGTGATGGGTTCCTCTTTCAATATTGCGGCATTTAATTTGGGAAATGCCGGTGGAGCATGGCTGGGAGCTTATGTGTTGGATCATGGCATGAAAGTTGTTGAGTTACCTATTGTCGCGGCAGCAGTTACCACATTTGGCTTGGTATTTGCGTATATTGTAAAAGCAGGTTCGCCAGTTAAAGCGATTAGCTGA
- a CDS encoding site-specific DNA-methyltransferase: MDMQKETIFSEVETANSKQIAVLKANFPQCFDKNGAFIQEKLLEIVKSSDVELSKESYSLNWLGKSYARLLANLPPKTLLTEDKDHNQLEENKNSQNLLIKGDNLEVLKHMVNAYAEKVKMIYIDPPYNTGKDGFVYNDDRKFTSEQLSELAGIDLDEAARILEFTAKGSSSHSAWLTFIYPRLYIARELMREDGTIFISIDDNEFSQLKLVCDEIFGEQNHIGDIVWKNVTDNNPSNIAVEHEYIVVYAKNKELIETEWKSNISDVKDLLVEIGDSLINDIKDNDKLQEEYSKWFRENKSQLWPLENYKFIDRKGVYSGERGVHNPGKEGYRYDIIHPTTKKPCKQPLMGYRFPETTMQKMIDDGRIIFGEDENKLVEIKVYAKDYKQKLSSVINIDGRAGANELKEIFPEMTKPFTNPKTIKLLEELISFACDGKGIILDFFAGSGTTAHAILNLNKEKGMDYQFITVQLDEATKDNSDAFKHGFKTIYDLTKERLIRVCKGSGKLGFKIYQLMTDFRAKNESELTLSNHTFFDDAVLTPEQYDTLLTTWCVYDGSLLTTPIVNVNLDGYKAHLCDGRLYLIAPNFTSEALKALLQKLDSDKDFAPNKVVFYGSNFESAKQMELNEALKSYANKKSIDLDLVVRN; encoded by the coding sequence ATGGATATGCAAAAAGAAACGATTTTTTCAGAAGTTGAAACTGCTAACAGTAAGCAGATTGCTGTTTTAAAGGCTAACTTTCCGCAGTGTTTTGATAAAAACGGGGCTTTCATTCAAGAAAAGTTGCTTGAGATCGTCAAATCATCGGATGTTGAACTCTCTAAAGAATCATACAGCTTAAACTGGCTGGGTAAGTCCTATGCCCGGCTGTTGGCTAACCTACCACCGAAGACGTTGCTCACCGAAGATAAAGACCATAACCAACTTGAAGAGAACAAGAACAGTCAGAATCTTTTAATCAAAGGGGATAACCTCGAAGTATTAAAGCACATGGTTAATGCTTATGCCGAAAAGGTGAAGATGATTTATATTGACCCGCCATATAATACGGGTAAAGATGGATTCGTCTATAACGATGATCGCAAGTTTACATCTGAACAGCTTTCTGAACTTGCAGGTATAGATCTTGATGAAGCAGCACGTATACTGGAATTTACCGCAAAAGGTTCAAGTAGTCATAGTGCATGGCTGACATTCATTTATCCTCGTCTTTATATTGCTCGTGAACTAATGAGAGAAGACGGAACTATTTTCATTTCTATTGATGATAATGAGTTTAGCCAACTAAAATTAGTTTGTGATGAAATTTTTGGTGAACAAAACCACATCGGTGATATTGTTTGGAAAAATGTAACAGATAACAATCCATCGAACATTGCTGTAGAACATGAATATATTGTTGTTTATGCAAAAAATAAAGAACTGATTGAAACTGAGTGGAAGTCAAACATCTCAGATGTAAAGGATTTGCTTGTTGAGATAGGCGATTCATTAATTAATGACATAAAGGATAACGATAAATTACAGGAAGAATACAGTAAATGGTTTAGAGAAAACAAAAGTCAATTGTGGCCTCTGGAAAACTATAAGTTCATAGACCGTAAAGGTGTGTATTCTGGGGAAAGAGGGGTTCATAACCCCGGTAAAGAAGGGTATCGGTATGATATTATTCACCCAACGACAAAGAAACCCTGCAAGCAGCCTTTAATGGGTTATCGTTTCCCTGAAACTACTATGCAAAAAATGATCGATGATGGCCGTATTATCTTTGGTGAAGATGAAAATAAATTAGTGGAAATAAAAGTTTATGCTAAAGATTATAAGCAGAAATTAAGTTCAGTTATTAATATTGATGGGCGAGCTGGGGCTAATGAGTTAAAAGAAATTTTTCCTGAAATGACTAAGCCTTTCACTAACCCAAAAACCATTAAATTACTTGAAGAATTGATTTCTTTTGCATGTGATGGCAAGGGTATTATTTTGGATTTTTTTGCAGGGTCTGGCACAACAGCACATGCTATTTTAAATTTAAACAAAGAAAAAGGGATGGACTATCAATTTATAACGGTTCAATTAGATGAGGCGACAAAAGATAACTCTGATGCTTTTAAGCATGGTTTTAAAACTATTTATGACCTAACCAAAGAAAGATTGATTAGAGTTTGTAAAGGAAGTGGTAAACTTGGCTTTAAAATTTATCAATTAATGACTGATTTCCGTGCAAAAAATGAATCAGAACTTACGCTGTCTAACCATACTTTCTTTGATGATGCTGTATTGACACCTGAACAGTATGACACCCTATTGACTACATGGTGTGTATATGATGGTAGCTTGTTAACAACGCCAATTGTAAATGTTAATCTTGATGGTTACAAAGCGCACTTATGCGATGGTCGTCTGTATCTGATTGCGCCTAATTTTACTAGCGAAGCACTGAAAGCTTTACTTCAAAAGCTGGATTCAGACAAAGACTTTGCCCCTAACAAAGTTGTATTTTATGGCAGCAACTTCGAAAGTGCGAAACAGATGGAACTCAATGAAGCACTAAAAAGTTATGCTAATAAAAAATCTATTGATTTAGATTTGGTGGTAAGGAACTAA
- a CDS encoding IS630 family transposase, which yields MPIIASIPQDERHLMQKTIQKTRDKNHARRLIAMLMLHDGDSISQVAKTLACSRSSVGRWVNWYTLYGIEGLQSLPSGRPRQWPVESICLLLRQLISHSPDVFGYQRSRWSSELLAIQVHEITGYPLHASTIRRWLPQANIVWRRAAPTLRIHDPHKEEKLRAINDALEKCNPDHPVFYEDEVDIHLNPKIGADWQLRGQQKRVITPGQNEKYYLAGALHSGTGKVSYVGSNNKDSSLFIKLLEHLKATYRRAKSITLIVDNYIIHKSQKTQQWLAQNSKFRLIYQPIYSPWINHIEKLWLALHETITRNPCCRYMWQLLRKVRGFMETVSPFPGNKHGTAKVYQY from the coding sequence ATGCCAATCATAGCATCGATACCGCAAGATGAACGCCATTTAATGCAAAAAACTATCCAGAAAACTCGCGATAAAAATCATGCCAGAAGGCTTATCGCCATGCTCATGCTGCACGATGGTGATAGTATCAGTCAGGTAGCGAAAACCCTTGCCTGTAGTCGTTCTTCTGTTGGCCGTTGGGTTAATTGGTATACGCTGTATGGCATAGAAGGCTTGCAGTCATTGCCTTCTGGCCGTCCACGTCAATGGCCCGTTGAATCAATTTGTCTCTTATTACGCCAACTTATTTCGCACTCTCCTGACGTCTTTGGTTATCAGCGTTCCCGTTGGAGCAGTGAATTACTCGCGATACAAGTCCATGAGATAACCGGATACCCACTCCATGCCTCAACGATACGCCGGTGGTTGCCACAGGCCAATATTGTTTGGCGACGGGCTGCACCCACATTGCGAATACATGATCCTCATAAAGAAGAAAAACTGCGGGCAATTAATGATGCGCTGGAGAAATGCAACCCAGACCATCCGGTCTTTTATGAAGATGAAGTCGATATTCACCTTAACCCCAAAATAGGGGCAGACTGGCAATTACGTGGACAACAAAAACGGGTTATTACGCCAGGTCAGAATGAGAAATATTATCTGGCAGGGGCCTTACACAGTGGCACAGGAAAAGTCAGTTATGTTGGGAGTAATAACAAGGATTCATCATTATTTATCAAACTATTAGAGCATCTGAAAGCCACCTACCGTCGGGCAAAAAGCATCACCTTGATAGTCGATAACTACATCATTCATAAAAGCCAGAAAACGCAACAGTGGTTAGCGCAAAACTCTAAATTTCGTTTGATTTATCAACCGATTTATTCGCCATGGATAAACCATATTGAGAAACTATGGTTAGCCCTTCATGAAACGATTACACGTAATCCTTGTTGTCGCTATATGTGGCAATTATTGAGAAAAGTGCGTGGTTTTATGGAGACGGTTAGTCCATTTCCGGGAAATAAACATGGCACCGCAAAAGTGTATCAATATTAG
- a CDS encoding IS1 family transposase (programmed frameshift) — MAKVEVDCRYCHKSEDVKGHGKGHRGYPRYRCYACSKVFQLAYTYQACKPGVKEQIIDMAMNNSGIRDTARVLKVATATVMKTLKKLNPRNVTTLPLDGDDIHLICEVDEQWSFVGSKKNQRWLWYAWEPRMKRIVAHTFGDRSRKTWEKLLALLSPFNIRFYCTDDYAVYDCLPEEVHLTGKIFTQRIERTNLTHRTRIKRLNRKTIGYSKSEEMHDKVIGTFIERENYI, encoded by the exons ATGGCTAAAGTAGAAGTTGATTGTCGTTATTGTCACAAATCAGAAGATGTTAAAGGACATGGAAAAGGTCATAGAGGTTATCCCCGCTACCGCTGCTATGCCTGCAGTAAAGTCTTTCAGTTGGCATACACCTATCAAGCTTGCAAACCGGGAGTCAAAGAGCAGATTATTGATATGGCGATGAATAACAGCGGCATCCGTGACACGGCCCGCGTATTGAAGGTGGCAACAGCTACTGTGATGAAAACGCTTA AAAAACTCAACCCCCGGAACGTGACGACGCTTCCTCTTGACGGGGATGACATTCATCTTATCTGTGAAGTGGATGAGCAGTGGTCGTTTGTGGGGAGTAAGAAAAATCAGCGCTGGCTCTGGTATGCCTGGGAGCCGCGTATGAAACGGATAGTGGCACATACTTTTGGGGATCGCAGCAGAAAAACATGGGAAAAACTACTGGCACTCTTGTCACCCTTTAATATCCGGTTTTACTGTACGGATGATTATGCCGTTTATGATTGTCTTCCTGAAGAAGTCCATCTTACTGGAAAGATATTTACCCAACGTATAGAGAGAACCAACCTTACCCATCGTACCCGAATAAAAAGGCTGAATAGAAAAACAATCGGTTATTCCAAATCTGAAGAAATGCACGATAAAGTGATAGGCACTTTCATTGAGCGTGAAAACTATATTTAG
- a CDS encoding type III restriction-modification system endonuclease, which yields MSKGFTFEKNLPHQKAGVDAVMNVFVSAIPRQTDNVSIRLLANPELSLTEQQYYNNIKNVQEFNGIEHSKDNYDAKSNVIDVSMETGTGKTYTYTKTIFDLNKSFGINKFIIIVPTLSIKAGTVNFLKSDALKEHFRDDYERELKTYVVESQKSSGKNTKSYMPQAIHDFVEASNFNKKYIHVLVINSGMINSKSLTDTYDVGLLDNQFDTPFSALSAVKPFIIIDEPHKFPTGKKTWENIEKFNAQYIIRYGATFSEGYKNLVYRLTAVDAFNEDLVKGIDAYIEDIVGGGSANLKFVKSDGKEATFELNENGNRKTFKLSRGESLSKTHSAIHDLTLDALNKSTGVLSNGIELKIGSSINPYSYDQTLADNMMRKAVKEHFKLEKEYLTQRPRIKPLTLFFIDDIEGYRDGNDIAGSLKTKFEEYVLAEANELLKTEKDEFYRNYLEKTVKDISSVHGGYFSKDNSDKDDKIEQEINEILHDKELLLSLENPRRFIFSKWTLREGWDNPNVFQICKLRSSGSTTSKLQEVGRGLRLPVNEYMCRVKDRNFTLNYYVDFTEKDFVDSLVKEVNDSSFNETVPSKFTQELKDKILSQYPELSSRTLMNEIFDAEIIDDNENFKDSDAYSRLKAKYPAAFPTGVKPTKIKKATDGKKRTKMRIGKFSELKELWDLINQKAVIEYKINSEHEFLSIFKSFMLEETDRFTKSGVHTRIDRIYIHNDTAMSKSIVSDDDNFAKLNTMSYREFLDNLSQTIFAKHDTLHKVFCDIKDTINITEYLNIQTIRKIKSGFSKYLLNNSFNKFSLGYNVISGSIHPTKFTNADGEPVSEVLSSDLGILNDNTKPPLDSYLFEEVFYDSELERLNITDGEIQSVAVFTKIPKNSIKIPVAGGYTYSPDFAYVVKTKKGDYLNFIIETKNVDGKDSLRLEEERKIKHAQALFSQISKSVKVEFRTQFSADRIAELIKQVG from the coding sequence ATGTCTAAAGGGTTCACATTCGAAAAGAATTTACCTCATCAAAAGGCTGGCGTTGATGCGGTCATGAATGTTTTTGTTTCCGCCATACCTCGTCAGACGGATAATGTTTCTATCCGTCTGTTAGCTAATCCAGAACTGAGCCTTACTGAACAACAATACTACAACAACATAAAAAATGTTCAGGAGTTCAATGGTATTGAGCATTCAAAAGATAATTACGATGCTAAAAGCAACGTAATTGATGTTTCTATGGAGACAGGCACAGGTAAAACTTATACTTACACCAAAACAATTTTTGATCTGAACAAATCATTTGGGATTAACAAGTTTATCATTATTGTTCCAACCTTATCGATCAAAGCAGGGACAGTTAACTTTTTAAAAAGTGATGCATTAAAAGAACACTTTCGAGATGATTACGAGCGTGAACTAAAGACTTACGTTGTTGAAAGCCAGAAAAGTTCTGGTAAAAATACAAAATCATACATGCCTCAAGCTATCCATGATTTTGTTGAAGCAAGTAATTTCAATAAGAAATATATACACGTCCTTGTAATCAACTCAGGGATGATTAACTCCAAGTCTTTAACTGATACTTATGATGTTGGTTTGCTTGATAATCAGTTTGATACACCATTTTCTGCCCTGAGTGCGGTTAAACCATTCATTATTATTGATGAACCTCATAAGTTCCCTACAGGTAAAAAAACATGGGAAAATATTGAGAAATTTAACGCTCAATATATTATCCGATATGGCGCAACCTTTAGTGAGGGCTATAAAAACTTAGTTTATCGTCTGACTGCAGTAGATGCGTTCAATGAAGATCTTGTTAAAGGTATTGATGCTTACATTGAGGATATTGTTGGTGGTGGTAGTGCTAATCTCAAATTTGTTAAATCTGACGGAAAAGAAGCCACTTTTGAACTAAACGAAAATGGTAATAGAAAAACATTCAAGTTATCCAGAGGTGAATCACTATCTAAAACGCATAGTGCGATCCATGATTTAACCCTTGATGCTTTGAATAAGAGTACAGGCGTGTTAAGTAATGGTATTGAGCTAAAAATTGGTAGCTCCATAAACCCCTACTCTTACGATCAGACACTTGCTGATAACATGATGCGTAAAGCCGTCAAAGAGCACTTTAAGTTAGAAAAAGAGTATTTGACACAAAGACCACGCATAAAGCCTCTTACTCTTTTCTTCATTGATGACATTGAAGGCTATCGTGATGGTAATGATATTGCCGGAAGCCTGAAAACTAAGTTCGAAGAATACGTTTTGGCAGAAGCTAATGAACTGTTAAAAACAGAGAAGGATGAGTTTTATAGAAACTATCTTGAAAAAACTGTTAAGGATATATCTTCTGTTCATGGTGGTTATTTTTCAAAAGATAACAGTGATAAAGATGATAAAATTGAGCAGGAAATCAACGAAATCCTTCATGACAAAGAGCTTCTATTGTCTTTAGAAAATCCTCGCCGTTTCATTTTCTCTAAATGGACGTTGCGTGAGGGGTGGGATAACCCAAATGTCTTTCAGATTTGCAAGCTCCGTTCGAGCGGTAGCACCACCTCTAAACTTCAAGAGGTAGGTCGTGGTTTACGTCTTCCAGTGAATGAATACATGTGTCGTGTGAAAGACCGCAATTTCACACTCAACTACTATGTTGATTTTACGGAAAAAGATTTTGTTGATTCTCTTGTAAAAGAGGTTAATGATAGTTCTTTCAACGAAACTGTTCCAAGTAAGTTTACTCAAGAACTTAAGGATAAAATCTTATCTCAGTATCCTGAGCTTTCATCCAGAACACTCATGAATGAGATCTTTGATGCTGAAATCATTGATGATAATGAAAACTTCAAAGATTCCGATGCCTATAGCCGTTTAAAAGCCAAATATCCGGCTGCATTCCCTACCGGAGTGAAACCAACCAAAATCAAAAAAGCCACGGATGGAAAAAAACGTACTAAAATGCGTATTGGTAAGTTCAGTGAGCTGAAAGAACTATGGGATTTGATCAATCAAAAAGCAGTAATTGAGTATAAAATAAACAGTGAACATGAATTTTTATCCATTTTCAAATCATTCATGCTTGAAGAAACAGATAGATTTACTAAATCAGGCGTTCATACTCGCATTGATAGAATTTATATTCATAATGATACGGCAATGTCGAAAAGTATCGTCAGTGACGATGATAACTTTGCTAAACTAAACACAATGAGCTATCGGGAATTTCTTGATAACTTATCACAAACTATTTTTGCTAAACACGATACCTTACATAAGGTTTTTTGTGATATAAAAGACACTATCAATATCACTGAATACCTGAACATTCAAACAATCAGAAAGATTAAATCTGGTTTTAGCAAGTATTTGTTGAACAATTCATTTAACAAATTCAGCCTTGGATATAATGTGATTTCAGGTTCAATTCATCCTACAAAGTTCACTAATGCAGACGGTGAGCCTGTGAGTGAGGTATTATCAAGTGATCTTGGTATATTGAATGACAACACAAAACCACCGTTGGATTCTTATCTTTTTGAAGAAGTCTTTTATGACTCAGAGCTTGAAAGGCTCAACATAACAGATGGAGAGATCCAGTCTGTAGCTGTTTTTACAAAGATACCGAAGAACTCCATTAAGATCCCGGTAGCAGGTGGATACACGTACTCCCCTGACTTTGCATATGTTGTCAAAACAAAAAAAGGTGATTATTTAAACTTTATTATCGAAACAAAAAATGTAGATGGGAAGGATAGTTTAAGACTTGAAGAAGAACGTAAGATAAAACATGCACAAGCACTATTCAGTCAAATAAGTAAATCTGTCAAAGTCGAGTTTAGAACACAATTTTCTGCAGACAGAATAGCCGAACTGATTAAACAAGTTGGATGA
- the ampH gene encoding D-alanyl-D-alanine-carboxypeptidase/endopeptidase AmpH, whose translation MKKRLYKLCTVSTLIWAISACADPHHARQGKFLQSKAQSAKWDVFEGNDNIKKMAIALVDQYSQSIFDEGDPSGMAMVVIDNNHVIHRSFGETYPGSGVKPRQDSLIRIASITKLMTSEVMIKLAEKEHLKITDPLQKYSHYGVQIPDYSASQPIRLYHLASHTSGLPREQPGGKWGRPVFIWPTQTNRWVWLKTARLDVAPGTTASYSNLAYDLLADALAKAAGKPYIHLLQEEITRPYQMNDTTLTPSQSQCARLMAGIKPSPCINTIAAAGSGGIYSTPADMQRWMQQFLSSHHQLRKQTASREQGIYFKRANLMSVKGMDVAGLADGIGLGWVYMETKGDKPGIYQKTGGGGSFNTYMAMIPEQNIGVFVVITRKEKSKFNRVTSGVNELVSALARNHSQI comes from the coding sequence ATGAAAAAAAGGTTATATAAACTGTGTACAGTTTCCACCCTGATATGGGCGATTTCTGCTTGTGCGGATCCTCATCATGCCCGCCAGGGCAAATTTCTGCAATCCAAGGCACAATCTGCAAAATGGGACGTTTTCGAGGGAAATGACAACATCAAGAAAATGGCTATCGCACTGGTCGATCAGTATTCACAATCCATCTTTGATGAAGGCGATCCGTCGGGAATGGCAATGGTCGTCATCGACAATAACCATGTCATACATCGTAGTTTTGGAGAGACTTATCCAGGAAGCGGTGTTAAGCCACGGCAGGACTCTTTGATTCGTATCGCTTCGATTACCAAATTGATGACCAGTGAGGTCATGATTAAGTTGGCAGAGAAAGAACACCTGAAGATTACCGATCCGCTACAGAAGTACTCACATTACGGTGTTCAGATACCAGACTATAGCGCAAGCCAGCCAATCCGGCTGTATCATCTGGCAAGCCATACTAGCGGATTGCCTCGGGAACAACCGGGTGGAAAATGGGGACGCCCGGTGTTTATTTGGCCAACTCAAACGAACCGCTGGGTCTGGCTGAAAACCGCAAGGTTAGATGTCGCCCCCGGCACAACGGCTTCTTATTCTAATCTGGCCTATGATTTATTGGCAGATGCCCTTGCCAAAGCAGCGGGAAAGCCATATATACATCTGTTACAAGAGGAGATCACCCGCCCTTATCAGATGAACGATACAACGCTGACGCCCTCGCAATCCCAATGTGCCCGCTTAATGGCAGGTATTAAACCCAGCCCTTGCATCAATACCATTGCCGCCGCCGGTAGTGGCGGGATTTATTCCACCCCCGCAGATATGCAGCGCTGGATGCAACAGTTTCTGTCTTCTCATCACCAATTAAGAAAGCAAACCGCCAGCCGTGAACAGGGGATCTACTTTAAACGCGCCAATCTGATGTCCGTCAAAGGAATGGATGTTGCCGGTCTGGCAGATGGCATCGGGCTGGGTTGGGTCTATATGGAGACCAAGGGTGATAAGCCCGGCATTTACCAGAAAACCGGTGGTGGAGGTAGTTTCAATACTTATATGGCAATGATCCCAGAACAAAATATCGGGGTATTTGTGGTGATCACACGTAAGGAAAAAAGTAAGTTTAACCGCGTAACGAGCGGGGTGAATGAATTGGTTTCAGCATTGGCACGCAATCATAGCCAAATTTAA